A single window of Pyxicephalus adspersus chromosome 10, UCB_Pads_2.0, whole genome shotgun sequence DNA harbors:
- the LOC140339327 gene encoding D(1C) dopamine receptor: MENLSSYNVTIHVLNSDLDVFGKDLSLRALTGLLLSLLILSTLLGNTLVCLAVIKFRHLRSKVTNFFVISLAVSDLFVALLVMPWKAVTEVAGYWLFGDFCDTWIAFDIMCSTASILNLCIISLDRYWAIASPFRYERKMTQRVAFIMIGLAWTLSILISFIPVQLSWHRSQESDMEHDGANQTENCDSSLNRTYAISSSLISFYIPVVIMIGTYTRIYRIAQTQIRRISSLERAVEHAQSCHPDCPHENSLKTSFRKETKVLKTLSIIMGVFVFCWLPFFVLNCMVPFCHIDLPNDSDPEPPCVSETTFSIFVWFGWANSSLNPVIYAFNADFRKAFTTILGCNRFCSSTNVEAVNFSNELVSYHHDTTFQKDIPGAFNSSQLPNVVTQEDQDLEGHCFDRVSIISNSHGSRSQKNLLLPASVQFECEAEISLETITPFTSAGPLECHQHTVTDEQRQYSAKLY, translated from the coding sequence ATGGAAAACCTCTCCTCTTACAATGTCACCATCCACGTGTTGAATTCAGATCTAGATGTGTTTGGTAAGGACTTGAGCCTCAGAGCTTTGACTGGATTGCTGTTGTCTTTGCTCATCTTGTCCACGCTTTTGGGGAACACCTTGGTTTGCTTGGCAGTCATCAAGTTCAGACACCTGAGGTCCAAGGTGACCAATTTTTTTGTCATCTCTTTGGCAGTGTCGGATCTCTTTGTGGCTTTGCTGGTAATGCCCTGGAAGGCAGTCACAGAGGTGGCAGGGTATTGGCTTTTTGGAGACTTCTGTGATACTTGGATCGCCTTTGACATAATGTGCTCCACAGCTTCAATACTTAATTTGTGCATCATCAGCTTGGACAGATACTGGGCTATAGCCAGTCCATTCAGGTATGAAAGAAAAATGACTCAAAGAGTAGCTTTCATCATGATTGGTTTAGCATGGACTTTATCCATCCTTATATCTTTCATACCTGTGCAACTTAGCTGGCATAGGTCCCAGGAGTCAGATATGGAACATGATGGTGCCAACCAGACAGAAAACTGTGACTCCAGCCTCAACAGGACTTATGCCATATCATCTTCCCTCATAAGCTTCTACATTCCTGTGGTCATCATGATTGGGACTTATACCAGAATTTATAGAATAGCACAGACACAGATAAGAAGGATCTCTTCCTTGGAAAGGGCTGTAGAGCATGCTCAGAGCTGCCACCCAGATTGTCCTCATGAGAACTCTTTAAAGACCTCATTTAGGAAGGAAACCAAAGTCCTGAAGACATTGTCCATCATTATGGGGGTTTTTGTGTTCTGCTGGTTGCCATTCTTTGTTCTGAATTGCATGGTCCCTTTTTGCCACATTGACCTCCCCAATGACAGTGACCCAGAGCCCCCATGTGTCAGTGAGACCACTTTTAGCATATTTGTCTGGTTTGGTTGGGCAAACTCCTCTTTAAATCCGGTCATATATGCAttcaatgcagattttagaaaagcCTTTACTACTATACTGGGATGTAATAGGTTCTGTTCCAGTACAAACGTTGAAGCTGTCAACTTCAGCAATGAGCTGGTGTCTTATCATCATGACACCACCTTCCAGAAGGATATACCAGGAGCTTTCAACAGCTCTCAACTTCCCAATGTGGTGACTCAAGAAGATCAGGACTTGGAGGGACATTGTTTTGACAGAGTGTCAATTATATCTAATTCACATGGAAGTAGAAGCCAAAAGAACTTATTATTGCCTGCTAGTGTACAATTTGAATGTGAGGCTGAGATATCTTTGGAGACAATCACCCCATTTACCTCTGCTGGACCCCTAGAATGCCACCAGCACACAGTGACTGATGAACAAAGACAATATTCAGCAAAACTTTACTaa